From a region of the Corallococcus coralloides DSM 2259 genome:
- a CDS encoding PD-(D/E)XK nuclease family protein, which translates to MSNKSELVRRLLPGIEAVLLEEAMRDTQNARTKAQRERSLELKEVGWLEGELPRIAAAAFRWLDSRLDEATAEARAQGLMVPLEASIDLLSPIGRILDERSYSQALAYLLSPSEPHALGQGPLRAILQHIASKSASAAPAIESVLPFLAQALTEPERELVSELDGQRGRTDIWIEVPASAPQLMVVMEVKVGHIITPGQLERYEAACQRRAHELRLPPDAVVKVLLTIEGEHEAPGWTSVEWQDVAALLSFLAGSPGDGAAFLRLYLAAILRNFYGLSSAPKSRAAKAILLSYLRRARIISPPSPITTPHE; encoded by the coding sequence GTGAGCAATAAGAGCGAACTCGTACGCCGTCTGCTGCCCGGAATTGAGGCTGTTCTCCTGGAAGAGGCGATGAGAGATACCCAAAATGCACGCACCAAAGCTCAACGCGAGCGCTCTCTTGAGCTGAAGGAGGTGGGCTGGCTTGAGGGGGAACTGCCGCGCATTGCAGCCGCAGCATTTCGATGGTTGGACAGCCGCTTGGATGAGGCCACGGCTGAGGCGCGTGCCCAGGGGCTCATGGTTCCGTTGGAGGCCAGCATCGACCTGCTCTCCCCGATTGGTCGCATTCTAGATGAGCGCTCCTATAGCCAGGCCTTGGCATATCTGCTCTCCCCCTCGGAGCCCCATGCGCTCGGGCAGGGACCGCTGCGGGCCATCTTGCAGCACATTGCTTCTAAATCGGCCAGTGCTGCACCTGCGATCGAGAGCGTCCTTCCTTTCTTGGCTCAGGCTCTGACTGAACCAGAGCGCGAGCTTGTCAGCGAGCTCGACGGCCAGAGAGGACGCACAGACATCTGGATTGAAGTTCCAGCTTCTGCTCCGCAGCTCATGGTCGTCATGGAGGTGAAGGTTGGTCACATCATAACGCCAGGACAGCTTGAGCGGTACGAGGCTGCGTGCCAGAGGCGGGCCCACGAACTGCGACTACCACCCGACGCAGTCGTGAAGGTTTTGCTCACGATCGAGGGGGAACACGAAGCCCCTGGTTGGACCAGCGTAGAGTGGCAAGACGTCGCCGCGCTGCTCTCTTTTCTGGCTGGCTCTCCCGGAGATGGCGCGGCATTTCTCCGTCTCTACCTGGCCGCCATTCTCCGGAACTTCTATGGACTGAGTTCAGCACCGAAGTCACGAGCGGCAAAGGCCATCCTCCTGAGCTACCTCCGCCGCGCACGTATCATCTCTCCGCCTTCTCCCATCACGACTCCCCATGAGTGA